From the Branchiostoma floridae strain S238N-H82 unplaced genomic scaffold, Bfl_VNyyK Sc7u5tJ_1188, whole genome shotgun sequence genome, the window CTTCAGTTTACCTGGGCCTTTCACTTTTTTCCCCCTGGGTACACAGGTAATTGTTTATTCTACCTGGCTCTCTCCATCTTCCCCGCTTGTACACAGGTAAAGTTTTCCCCTTGATCTTCCTGGCTCTCTGCATCTTCCCGCTTGTACACAGTAAATGTCTCCCTTTCATCTACCTGGCTCTCTCCATCTTCCCGCTTGTACACAGGTAATGTCTCCTCTTCATCTACCTGGCTCTCTCCATCTTCCCACTCGTACACAGGTAATGTCTCCCCTTCATCTACCTGGCTCTCTCCATCTTCCCACTCGTACACAGGTAATGTCTCCCCTTCATCTACCTGGCTCTCTCCATCTTCCCG encodes:
- the LOC118407284 gene encoding circumsporozoite protein-like → MTLPVYEREDGESQVDKGETLPVYEWEDGESQVDKGETLPVYEREDGESQVDEGETLPVYEWQDGESQVDEGETLPVYEREDGESQVDEGETLPVYEWEDGESQVDEGETLPVYEWEDGESQVDEEETLPVYKREDGESQVDERETFTVYKREDAESQEDQGENFTCVQAGKMERA